From Vibrio splendidus, a single genomic window includes:
- the pssA gene encoding CDP-diacylglycerol--serine O-phosphatidyltransferase has translation MIASRNPFIQLPTIAQNPDKFEVLLSAQEFRARLLDEISRATTRISLVALYLEDDEAGREILTALYEAKQKNPELDVSVCVDWHRAQRGLIGAESSEGNAAMYKEFAEKYQHSVPVYGIPVRGKEVFGVLHLKGFIVDDSVIYSGASLNNIYLSYHDRYRFDRYHVLNNTTLADSMFSYVQEQMISDIAVYDLADKNKPLTQELKPAIRQFRASLARSQYKFDSQDVSAEQVAVTPLVGIGKRRNRLNQGINQLVAQAKDEIFICTPYFNFPPSLAKEVKRALKRGVKVTIVVGDKTANDFFISPEEEFKTIGGLPYLYELNLRRFAKANEANIASRNLSIRLWQHDSNSFHLKGIWVDKRYMLLTGNNLNPRAWKLDLENGIFIQDNYHHLTDKFQAEVDNIVQHTQLICTYKQLDKIESYPMEVQKLIRKITRVKADRVLKQIL, from the coding sequence ATGATTGCCAGTAGGAATCCATTCATACAGTTGCCAACCATAGCGCAGAATCCTGACAAGTTTGAAGTACTACTATCAGCGCAAGAGTTTAGAGCTCGCTTACTTGATGAGATATCTCGCGCAACAACTCGTATTAGTTTAGTCGCTTTGTATCTTGAAGATGATGAGGCTGGCCGTGAGATCCTAACTGCCTTATATGAAGCAAAGCAAAAGAATCCAGAATTAGATGTGAGTGTGTGTGTCGATTGGCACAGAGCTCAACGTGGATTGATTGGCGCGGAGTCTTCTGAAGGCAATGCAGCCATGTATAAAGAATTTGCGGAAAAATATCAGCACTCTGTACCTGTTTATGGCATTCCAGTTCGCGGCAAAGAAGTCTTTGGCGTATTGCACTTAAAAGGCTTTATCGTCGATGACAGCGTGATATACAGCGGTGCAAGCCTTAACAATATCTATTTAAGTTATCATGATCGTTACCGTTTCGATCGCTACCATGTTTTAAACAACACAACACTTGCTGACTCAATGTTCTCCTATGTCCAAGAACAAATGATCTCAGACATCGCTGTTTATGATCTGGCTGATAAGAACAAACCGCTAACTCAAGAGTTAAAGCCAGCAATCCGTCAATTCAGAGCATCGTTAGCACGCTCTCAATACAAGTTCGACTCTCAAGATGTCTCCGCAGAACAAGTGGCCGTAACTCCTTTAGTTGGTATAGGTAAGAGACGTAACCGCCTAAATCAGGGAATTAACCAACTGGTTGCTCAAGCTAAAGATGAAATTTTCATTTGTACGCCATATTTCAATTTTCCGCCTAGCCTAGCGAAAGAAGTGAAGAGAGCACTTAAGCGTGGCGTAAAGGTCACGATTGTTGTCGGCGATAAGACAGCCAATGACTTCTTTATCTCACCAGAGGAAGAGTTTAAAACGATTGGTGGCTTGCCTTACTTATACGAATTGAACCTGCGTCGATTTGCGAAGGCAAATGAAGCGAATATAGCAAGTCGTAACCTGTCTATCCGACTTTGGCAACACGATTCCAACAGCTTCCATTTGAAGGGCATTTGGGTTGATAAACGCTACATGCTACTCACAGGTAATAACCTAAACCCACGCGCATGGAAGTTGGACTTAGAAAATGGCATATTCATCCAAGATAACTATCATCATCTAACGGATAAATTCCAAGCTGAGGTTGATAATATTGTTCAACACACACAGCTAATCTGCACTTATAAGCAATTGGACAAGATTGAGAGCTATCCGATGGAGGTTCAGAAGTTGATTCGTAAGATCACTCGTGTCAAAGCCGATAGAGTCCTTAAACAAATATTGTAG
- a CDS encoding GNAT family N-acetyltransferase, which yields MNNVIITQLDPIKVPLVKRFYKEHYPTGKANKSELIYSLLLDNELCGVVRFRTIEDNRLLTGMAISKQHRGKQLGSLLMDYCVKHTLTASDYCFAYAHLTNFYSRHKFMQVDPTDLPNGLRVLYERYSNSGKDLIPMHYQQNC from the coding sequence ATGAACAATGTCATCATTACTCAATTAGACCCAATAAAGGTTCCCCTAGTTAAACGTTTCTATAAGGAACATTATCCAACGGGAAAAGCGAACAAGAGTGAACTGATCTATTCGTTATTACTAGATAACGAGCTTTGTGGTGTCGTGCGTTTTCGCACCATTGAAGATAATCGCTTACTTACTGGTATGGCGATATCAAAACAACATCGTGGTAAGCAATTAGGCTCTCTGCTTATGGACTATTGTGTGAAACATACGCTAACAGCAAGCGATTATTGCTTTGCTTATGCTCATCTCACCAACTTTTACTCTCGACACAAGTTCATGCAAGTAGACCCGACAGATCTTCCTAATGGCCTAAGAGTTTTGTACGAGCGCTATTCGAATAGCGGAAAAGATCTCATTCCTATGCATTATCAGCAAAATTGTTAG
- the birA gene encoding bifunctional biotin--[acetyl-CoA-carboxylase] ligase/biotin operon repressor BirA translates to MREHSTKLTLLKCLADGEFHSGEDLGEMIGVSRAAISKHIKGIQEWGLDIYRVQGKGYKLASRLDMLDQEKLSAVSRDASLELIPIIGSTNQHLLERTNTLESGSVCIAEYQAAGRGRRGREWVSPFGANLYLSMYWRLDAGMAAAMGLSLVVGVAVVEALEEMGVEGVKLKWPNDLYHNDKKLAGILVELSGQSGGAAHIVIGLGLNLSMDPTTSGIGQPWTSLKEACDGKVPDRNQLAQALINAWDKSLTDYELKGMSNFVERWNRLDNFLGRNVRLIIGPREIEGVVQGIDEQGAVLLKTENGVESYIGGEISLRKGD, encoded by the coding sequence ATGAGAGAACACAGCACCAAGCTTACATTGCTAAAATGTCTTGCTGATGGTGAGTTTCATTCTGGTGAAGACTTAGGTGAAATGATCGGTGTATCACGAGCGGCTATCAGTAAGCACATTAAAGGTATCCAAGAGTGGGGGTTAGATATCTATCGAGTACAAGGCAAAGGTTATAAGCTAGCCAGTCGTTTAGATATGCTTGACCAAGAAAAATTGTCTGCTGTGAGTCGTGATGCTTCTCTTGAACTCATTCCAATCATAGGTTCAACAAACCAACACCTGTTAGAGCGTACTAATACCCTCGAATCGGGGTCGGTCTGTATTGCTGAATATCAAGCTGCAGGTCGTGGACGTCGTGGAAGAGAGTGGGTATCGCCATTTGGTGCAAATCTTTACCTTTCAATGTATTGGAGGCTTGATGCAGGCATGGCTGCCGCTATGGGGTTAAGCCTTGTCGTTGGCGTTGCTGTTGTTGAAGCCTTGGAAGAGATGGGTGTTGAAGGTGTTAAACTGAAATGGCCGAATGATCTTTACCATAATGACAAGAAACTCGCGGGTATTTTAGTCGAGTTGTCAGGACAGTCTGGTGGCGCTGCTCATATTGTTATTGGTTTGGGACTAAACCTGTCCATGGACCCGACAACATCAGGTATTGGTCAGCCGTGGACGTCTCTCAAAGAGGCCTGTGATGGAAAAGTGCCCGACCGTAACCAGTTAGCACAGGCTCTGATCAATGCTTGGGACAAGTCACTTACCGACTATGAGCTGAAAGGAATGTCTAATTTTGTCGAACGGTGGAACCGCTTAGATAATTTCTTAGGTCGCAACGTAAGGTTGATTATTGGACCTAGAGAAATTGAAGGTGTTGTACAGGGTATCGATGAACAAGGTGCCGTGCTGCTTAAAACTGAGAACGGTGTTGAGAGCTAT
- the murB gene encoding UDP-N-acetylmuramate dehydrogenase, with translation MQFHLNASLKNVHTFSIDQTCDALVEVTTIDELISVYRNPKWSTSPKLILGKGSNMLFTKHFAGLIIVNKLAGIELTETDRHHLLHVSGGEDWPSLVEWSVDKGLGGLENLAMIPGCSGSAPIQNIGAYGVELQDVCEYVDILYLDTYTVKRLSKEECLFGYRDSIFKHALYGKAIVVAIGLTLPKEWNPCNHYGPLKSLPAEALSPRTIFDEVCAIRSSKLPDPRVQGNAGSFFKNPVITKDHFDRLLALYPNIVGYESNSMIKVAAGWLIDQCQFKGVTEGGAQVHPNQALVIINYDEASATDILRLAARVRQAVLDKFDISLEHEVRFMGQDSETNLDKALEAMV, from the coding sequence ATGCAATTCCATCTCAATGCTAGTTTAAAAAATGTTCATACTTTTTCTATCGATCAGACCTGTGATGCGTTGGTTGAAGTAACTACGATCGACGAACTGATTTCGGTTTATAGGAATCCTAAATGGTCAACTTCACCTAAGTTAATTCTGGGTAAGGGCAGCAATATGCTTTTTACCAAGCATTTCGCTGGTTTGATCATTGTGAATAAATTAGCTGGGATTGAGCTGACCGAGACGGACCGTCATCACCTTCTGCATGTGAGTGGTGGTGAGGATTGGCCAAGCTTGGTTGAGTGGAGTGTTGATAAAGGTCTGGGTGGTCTAGAAAACCTCGCAATGATCCCTGGTTGTTCAGGTTCTGCTCCGATTCAGAATATTGGTGCGTATGGTGTTGAACTGCAAGACGTATGCGAATATGTTGATATTCTGTATCTGGATACTTATACAGTTAAGCGGTTAAGCAAAGAGGAATGTCTCTTTGGCTACCGAGATTCTATTTTTAAACACGCTCTCTATGGCAAAGCGATTGTTGTTGCGATTGGTTTGACCCTACCTAAAGAGTGGAATCCATGTAATCACTATGGTCCGTTAAAAAGCCTACCGGCTGAGGCTCTCTCTCCTCGTACTATATTTGATGAAGTATGCGCTATCCGTTCAAGTAAGTTGCCAGATCCTAGAGTCCAAGGCAATGCGGGTAGCTTCTTCAAAAATCCTGTGATCACCAAAGATCATTTTGATCGCTTGTTAGCTCTATATCCCAACATTGTCGGCTATGAGAGTAATAGCATGATCAAAGTAGCTGCAGGCTGGCTGATTGATCAATGCCAGTTCAAAGGCGTGACAGAAGGCGGTGCTCAAGTTCACCCAAATCAAGCATTAGTTATCATCAATTATGATGAAGCGTCTGCTACGGACATCCTCAGACTTGCGGCACGAGTACGTCAAGCTGTCCTAGACAAGTTCGACATATCATTGGAACACGAAGTTCGCTTCATGGGTCAAGACAGTGAGACAAACTTAGACAAGGCCTTGGAGGCGATGGTATGA